The Rhipicephalus microplus isolate Deutch F79 chromosome 4, USDA_Rmic, whole genome shotgun sequence sequence GCAATACTGGTGCTCAAGCCCATTAACTCACAATCACAGCATACGCTTCATGACTCAGCACAATATATTTTATGTTAAAGATGCAACATGCAAACCAAATTCAACTTTGAGAACTAGTTAAGGTAACATACATTGCTGTCCACACCATATTCTACACGTTTTCTTGCTATCCACCTCTCTTTTCACAATGACGAAATgggagagaaaagaaaacaaagcctgcgtatgtttttttttctaaagggaGTTGAAGTACGTAATTAGAATTTAATTCTTAAATTTAAAACCAAACCTCGTCCATATTGTATTGTACATCTGAACAGAAATGACAAAGCATGCAGCATCATCCGCATGCAAGGAATCGACTTTGACTGCAGGAGAGACATAAGTTGAATTGTTCGAACACAACTGGATGAAGCTCGGTATTATCATCCCGACCTACCACCTTTTTCTTAAAGTCCCACCTCAGCGTAAAATTGAGCTTGAAATAACCCACCATAAAATGTGCACTCGTGTTTGTGATATGATCAATATAGCTTGGCCGGCCAATATTATGGGTCCTCACGATAAATAAAATCAAAACAAACCTTCTCAAAACTGCTAGTGAGGTCCTCCAGGTCTGCGGGAAACTTGATCACCGATGGTCCCAGCGTCATCAGGAACTGCGCTACTCTCTTAAGAACTCTGTACACGGTGCTTTCTGACATGTCGAAACGGCTTGCCACGTTTCGCATGCAGATTTTGTTGGCCGCGTACCTGCGCAGGGGGATTACAGgtaccagaaagaaaaaaaaacagcttaagATCACACTGCACTGTGAGCAACAGGCTCATAGTCAAATGCGTTCTTGTGCAGGCatcgtacaaagaaaaaaaaagggggtgaatGTGGGCAGGTGTAACTAACCAGATAAATGTCAAGACATGCGTTTCCGCGGATTTCGCTTGAACTCCTCCTTGTGTGCTCGAAGGGCACATTGACGAGACAGCAAACTCCACGACCAACTTTTCGGCCACAGGTCGAGCCAGCCTAAAGTGCCTCCGGAACTgctcaagaaaagaaacaaacaaaaacatcacAACGTGTTAAACCTTGAGCATAatgcttccttctttttttctaattctTTACCTCGTGGTCCGAGTACTGCCGAACGACGTCCTCGATGAAACCGACGACTTTGGGCCTCTTCGCGGGAATGCGGAACAACTTGTTGAATTCCCGCTCGTAAGCGCAACCTTTAGCGTCGCTGTCACTCTCCGACGAATTACTCGTGTCGGTACTCGAGCTTTCCGACTCAGagctgtcgctatcgagtagcagaagcattgccgcacgctttgccgaggtagccgagccgtccatgccgtcccccgttatcaacacaactcgcgccgcgccagccgcacccccaagcaggcaaacgtgttaaaggaaatgcgtcacgctgagctccggtccactccaccgagTTCGGaggagcagtttttcctgctccccggagggactcccgctctgaattccctccggctctctcattggaacttttGACTCCCGCTCTtactctgtcattggaacacacttgctctgaaaggagcagaaaaaatTGCTCCGACTCcaccattggaattcaacataagaCGGCCACACATTTCGTGCGGAATGCTGCGAGCTGTAGGCTCACTAGCAAAACTATCAATTCATTGCCAGTCTTCGCCTTTGAGATAACGTCGACACACCACGCTCTTTTATCTGCGCACTGAGGTGAAGCGAACGTCTTAGCGTGCACGTGCACCGTTTCTTTTAtatatacaccagaacacagcgagctcagtgcttgctttcatattgaaaagcgcgtggcgccatctgttgcaagggCGATGAAGCAACACCGTCAACTGCCACGTGAGCAGACGCTCTGGTCAAACGCGAAGCTTCACAACCCCAGTCCAGCTgtacgagaacagaacgacgacacagagacaagaaggacacgaaggacaccgATCATGTCATAGCAACTAGCCCAAGATGCCACACTTCCGGCTGTACatatgtttcgcgctgttcctttgctggaattttgtgctgatttcgtgtgaaacgtcgaagaagaccttcctcgacagtccaGAATGCCTGGAGCACGTGCATGGCATactgcggaagcaacttcatcaaATACGTACTATCCGACTGAAATAAACgtgaacagcggaaagcgttgactgtggcgtgccttggctgtgataAGGCAGAATTTGCGCTCTAAACTGGTGTCAACGTAGCGCTAGTATCTGGCTCCAACTTACGCTTATGCACCACATGTGTATCAATCGCCAGTCCTGTCGGGCAATCGGAACACACACGCGATGCAAAGGtgcagccagaacaagattttaaaatgctacggtgacgccagCCGAAAGTGCATGTATATTACCTagggacagtcaaggcatgtcgctgTTCGGCCGAGTGAAAAGCAATGATTTCCGCGCCGTTCACGTCTCGTTGCATCGCGACAGTAAGCCgttacagttgtactaaacatgtgCGGTgtgtgcatccacgcgtgagtcgtgaTACGTATATCCTGTTATTGATATGCGGCCTTCGTAATAGTATGGCAATAGTTTTGTGCTGCATGCTACAGGCATACTGCATGCAAATCGCTGCTGTGAAGTGGAACAGCTGGAGTCACGCTTGAATAAGCGCAGTGAGTATACTTATTCGCACACTTagctgggctcgtagtttttcctgtcgATTGTGATTATATACTAAAGCGGCATAGCTCAGCGTTTGTTGTTGTGCACGGAAATCTTTGCATTtgcaaaacaccgcaccggcacgattcgcgcgatgcgctgtgaacttaacaggcagtgctcagcagtCTCTTTCTCTTGCGCTGGTTTTTGTCGCATCAGATAAAGCGCAGTAGTACCCAaatgacattttataagcgggcgcagcgtgaacagcTGCGTTTTCGCTTTTAgactcccagagccactgcttgccatgctagcgaggcgcgccttAGCTGttccaaacaaattatggcgtctctgggagcgagggtatatcGCCGAAGgtgcctgggtgcgagataggagTGCTCTCGTCTATTTCAGCTGATTTAGTGTTTCGTCACTGAATACATCTTGGCGGGACTTTTGAATTCTTTAAGGGCGATATGCCCAGGTTCCATTCACGCGAACGAAAGCACTCGTGTCCAGAAAAGCTGGATATGCGCACCTGTTCTGCAGCAGCAGGTCTGCCTGTCACTTGGCTCCGTATATCAGGGTACCCAACGAAATAAGAAACACTCCCAAAATAACGTCATTTTAACGTTTGACTTGGTATAACCAACAGAATTATCATGAttttcataattatcatgtttttacacgacacgcgtgtcaggattatcatgaatcgcaccagtcatatatttcgtcatccattgacgtcacgtaacaccaaatttggtatatgtggagctagcgaaacggccacgagcgcatcatgaaggacctaATATACATCAATGTAGCGTCCCCACGCGCACACGcgtggcacagcgacgctacgttagcaaaacgcgagcactctatagtctgacgccaggcgcgaccagcgtcggtcggcgcggcccgacggcaaccggtgcgaagtgcaacatgctgcatttctcgcCAATGCATtattcagacaacactgcgtgtccctctttttgtgacggagggatgccggatgtgctgaaacgctcatgcgtcaaagcaacgcagcgcggcgcgtgcctgcgagaaTATGGCAGGACGGGCGCATGGCGTGGAAACGCCGgtgtgacacgacgaaatgaacgccaccgagcacgcgcaccgcatcacgtcgaaatgtattggccccTTGGCTGTTtattgtagtcatgttctcacatcacacgcatctcatgattatcatgtttgcatcagtcacataccttcgtcattctttggagtcacgtaataccaaatttggtacaggtgaagctagcgcaacagccgcgagcgcatcatcagtgtggcatgtagtcatgttgctacatgacacgcgtgtcgtgattatcatgtttgaatgtgtcattcatctatgtcatccgttcgcgtcgcgtattaccgagtttggtacatgtgaagctagcgaaacagccgtgagcgcatcaggattgtagcatgcagtcatgttgttacatgacacgcatctcatgtttatcatgtttgcactactatcataccgtcgtcatctattcacgtcacgtaatatccaatttggtataagtgaagctggcgaaacggtcgtgagcacATCAatagcgtgacatgtagtcatgttgttgcatgacacgcatctcatgattatcatgtttgcaccagtcacgtagatTCGTCTTTTattcaggtcccgtaataccaaatttggtttatgcaaagcttgcgaaacagccgtgagcacaaAATGAGTGCGGCAtgcactcatgttgttacatgacacacaaatCAGGATttgcatgttagggtctgtcccttatgttcaccatgcagtcatgtcataccacaccagtttcgcaacatgtcaggtgaaaagcgtctctcataatcatagtgtagttttgggacgctaaaccccacaaatcaatcaaacaaacatgtcttgtgaaagaaaccaccgcaagagcagcaaaattttgaaatgtatatcatgacattcatggcatacaatTCATGATTCCCATGTTATgaatgttcttcatgcagtcatgatATGCTATACCAAGTTGGGTATCAATACcataatcgattgattgatatgtggggtttaacgtcccaaaaccactatatgattatgagagacgccgtagtggagggctccggaaatttagaccacctggggttctttaacgtgcacccaaatctgagcacacgggcctacaaacgGCCAGCGGAGGTGAAAgctgtaggcggctagatagacagacagacagacagactgacagatagatagatagataaatagattat is a genomic window containing:
- the LOC142814074 gene encoding uncharacterized protein LOC142814074 — encoded protein: MLLLLDSDSSESESSSTDTSNSSESDSDAKGCAYEREFNKLFRIPAKRPKVVGFIEDVVRQYSDHEFRRHFRLARPVAEKLVVEFAVSSMCPSSTQGGVQAKSAETHVLTFIWYAANKICMRNVASRFDMSESTVYRVLKRVAQFLMTLGPSVIKFPADLEDLTSSFEKVSGMPAVIGCIDESYVKIQCPANKVASTYCNWHHYLSLTLQAVCDHKRRFLDAFTGTSSKMHDTDVFSLSHLSKNIASVRQGRYHISGDAAYPLREYLLTPYRDYGAMNKQQKGFILSFQAHECSLKMHSTHSRSASGSSCTRSCTLSTGSISLS